The following coding sequences lie in one Deltaproteobacteria bacterium IMCC39524 genomic window:
- a CDS encoding archease, protein MNKGYRLLEHTADMGIEARAESCPKVLEEMARGLTMVLFGDSPVSVSIVTKVHLREENSVELMVAWLNEILYWCEQNNLVLAASRIDTFEEGELWATLSGEAFDQKRHHVERQVKAITYYQACLEETSGVWHARVYVDL, encoded by the coding sequence ATGAACAAAGGCTATCGACTGCTAGAACACACTGCTGATATGGGTATAGAAGCCCGTGCAGAATCCTGCCCGAAAGTATTGGAGGAAATGGCCAGAGGGTTGACGATGGTTTTGTTTGGCGACAGCCCCGTTTCGGTGAGCATCGTGACAAAGGTCCATCTGCGCGAGGAAAATTCTGTGGAGCTTATGGTGGCATGGCTTAACGAGATCCTTTACTGGTGCGAACAGAACAACCTTGTTCTGGCGGCATCTCGGATCGATACTTTCGAAGAAGGTGAGTTGTGGGCGACACTCTCGGGCGAAGCCTTTGACCAGAAACGTCATCATGTTGAGCGACAGGTCAAAGCGATCACCTATTATCAGGCCTGCCTGGAAGAGACCTCTGGTGTATGGCACGCCAGAGTTTACGTTGACCTCTAG